The genomic interval TGCCGGCTGGCAAGAAGGTCGCTACGCCTGGGTTCCGGTACTTTTTCATACCCATACGGGCAATGCTTGCAGCCATTACCACAGCAAAAACCCCGTTCGAGGAGGAAATGTTCGGTGAGCACCATGTAGCCGTGCTCATTATAATAGAAATCAATCCCCTCCTTCAACGGCTTCGGCATCGGATGGTAATTTTATAGCGCGCCAGTCGAGCGGAGCTTCCGGCAGTCTGAATTTCAGGTACCGGATGGTACGGCCGTCTTCCAGGTGCATGCCTTCGTAAAAGGTCTTGATCTGCAGCAGGGCAGGTACTTCCGTCATGGCATAGATGTCCGGAATATCTTCCACTAAGGTACAGCCGCTCGCTGCGATCACTTCCTGCGTGAAGGCATATAATTCCGCCGAGTCTGTTTTCAGGTTGATCGTCCCGTCTTTTGCCAGCAGTGGTTGGTACAGCTGCAGGAACCTGGGATGCGTCAGGCGCTTTTTCGACTTGGAATTGCGCAGGAACGGATCGGGAAAGGTGATCCATATCTCTGATATCTCGCCGGGGGCGAAATAGTTGGCTAGTTTGTCTATCTGGGTGCGGAGGAAGCCGGCATTGGGTATTGGCTCCTCCAGGGCAGTTTTGGCGCCACGCCAGATGCGGTTACCTTTCAGGTCCACACCGAGAAAGTTCCTTTCAGGGAAGCGGCGGGCCAGCCCCAGTGTATAATCTCCTTTACCACAGGCCAGTTCCAGCGTCAGCGGATGGCTATTCCTGAAGAACGTATGCCATTTTCCGGGCATGCCTTCCGGGTATATCAATACATTCGGAAACGTCTCAATTTCTGCAAAGCGTTGTAATTTCTTTTGTCCCATCGCTGCAAAAATAATGTTTTCCCCGGACGCCCTAAAATCCCCGGGAACAGGGAACCACTTCACTTGCTGTTCGGTGCGCTCTTCTGTCACCCAGGCAGGTACCGGACACAATAACAAATAAAGTAATGGAATGAGATCGCCGTCAGGTGATGCGTACAGCCCTGGCATGCCTTCCCACCGGTTGTTACACCTGTTCATTCTCTGTAATTATCCTTTTATAAGCCATACTCCTCTCATATATAACCCATATATAACCCATATCTCTTAAATATGGGTTATATATGGGTCATATATGGCTTATATATGGGTTATATATGGGTTATCTCGGGTAATACGCTATAGTAGTGGCTTTACAATGACTGTTTAATTAATCTATTATGTACTAACCTATACCAGAACAAAAATTATAGTAAATGAAAATGATATATCAGACAATGCGCTGGCAAAATGCAAGGAACCTTCGTTGAAACAGGTTTTAACCTGAAGGTGCAGCAGGGATCATTTTCAGATTGGAAAGGGTAGTACTGGATGCCAGGAAGGGATGGCAGGGGGAGAGCGGACATCATAAAAACAAAAAAGCCTGCTCCGCTTTAAACGGAACAGGCTTTTAATTTCGCTGTAGGGGAAGGAGTCGAACCTTCACGAGGCAGTTAGCCGCAACACAAATAAGATTAGTGGTCAACCCATTATGTTGTGTTTATCCTGTGATCCCCACCCCCGAGACAAGAGGGCATGTCTGCCAGTTTCATCACCCCACAATTTAAAGAGCTAGTTATTCAATAATTTGCAGTGGTTTTTTAATTATATTCAGTTTTTTAGGCTGAGTGTTTGTTGAAAAACGCCGTTTGAAGAACTATTATGATGCAAATCTAAAGACATAACCGTTTTCTTGCAAATTTTTTAAGAAAAA from Chitinophaga filiformis carries:
- the trmB gene encoding tRNA (guanosine(46)-N7)-methyltransferase TrmB; translated protein: MNRCNNRWEGMPGLYASPDGDLIPLLYLLLCPVPAWVTEERTEQQVKWFPVPGDFRASGENIIFAAMGQKKLQRFAEIETFPNVLIYPEGMPGKWHTFFRNSHPLTLELACGKGDYTLGLARRFPERNFLGVDLKGNRIWRGAKTALEEPIPNAGFLRTQIDKLANYFAPGEISEIWITFPDPFLRNSKSKKRLTHPRFLQLYQPLLAKDGTINLKTDSAELYAFTQEVIAASGCTLVEDIPDIYAMTEVPALLQIKTFYEGMHLEDGRTIRYLKFRLPEAPLDWRAIKLPSDAEAVEGGD
- a CDS encoding DUF5522 domain-containing protein — its product is MPKPLKEGIDFYYNEHGYMVLTEHFLLERGFCCGNGCKHCPYGYEKVPEPRRSDLLASRQAGNREGSDS